One segment of Amycolatopsis alba DSM 44262 DNA contains the following:
- a CDS encoding BtrH N-terminal domain-containing protein, whose protein sequence is MRVELPGIEHWRHDLGHCLQTTAGVLLGFHGADPIDVLGAGWGFGYRAGDVRREEYYFPCLRGSLFASIAPHHPITSTWHEPADAEQGWQEVRAAVAAGQPVAVAADNYHLPFRPAYRDVHTNHLLVVYGFDDERGVALVIDSVPPRFQGEITISELTAARDSANPVVHDRDLFFTARPIGNRWLEVGVEHPLPKLDRDRLSAVLTANVAGYTGDGDGGQEYHGLPGLRRFLTDSSARLADGDPAVVDEVFVVGGTALAVSGLHGDHLAAAARRFAEPALAELAREVDRIAHHWSAVRIIVAAGREDPAAAARSLTTRTTALLADYTRTLNRMSRFA, encoded by the coding sequence ATGAGGGTCGAACTGCCGGGGATCGAGCATTGGCGCCACGATCTCGGCCACTGCCTGCAGACCACCGCGGGGGTGCTGCTGGGCTTCCACGGGGCCGATCCGATCGACGTGCTCGGCGCGGGCTGGGGCTTCGGCTACCGGGCCGGGGACGTCCGCCGCGAGGAGTACTACTTCCCTTGCCTGCGCGGCTCGTTGTTCGCCAGCATCGCGCCGCATCACCCGATCACCTCGACCTGGCACGAGCCCGCCGACGCCGAGCAGGGCTGGCAGGAGGTCAGGGCCGCGGTGGCGGCGGGGCAGCCGGTGGCGGTGGCCGCGGACAACTACCACCTGCCGTTCCGGCCGGCCTATCGAGACGTGCACACCAACCATCTTCTGGTGGTGTACGGCTTCGACGACGAACGCGGCGTGGCGCTGGTGATCGACTCGGTGCCGCCGCGATTCCAGGGCGAGATCACGATTTCGGAGCTGACCGCCGCCCGAGACTCGGCGAACCCCGTCGTCCACGACCGGGACCTGTTCTTCACCGCCCGGCCCATCGGAAACCGGTGGCTGGAGGTCGGTGTGGAGCATCCGCTGCCCAAACTGGACCGTGACCGGCTGAGCGCGGTGCTCACCGCGAACGTCGCCGGGTACACCGGGGACGGCGACGGAGGCCAGGAGTACCACGGACTTCCCGGCCTGCGCCGGTTCTTGACCGACTCCTCCGCCCGGCTCGCCGACGGTGACCCGGCGGTGGTCGACGAGGTGTTCGTGGTGGGAGGCACCGCACTCGCGGTGTCCGGACTGCACGGCGATCACCTGGCCGCCGCCGCCCGCCGCTTCGCCGAACCGGCACTGGCCGAACTGGCGAGGGAGGTCGACCGGATCGCGCACCACTGGTCGGCGGTACGCATCATCGTGGCCGCCGGCCGGGAGGATCCCGCCGCCGCGGCCCGCAGCCTCACCACCCGCACGACCGCCCTTCTGGCCGACTACACCCGGACCCTGAACCGCATGTCGCGCTTCGCCTGA
- a CDS encoding non-ribosomal peptide synthetase, whose translation MRLPTQRADLIGLLTGRSAEQPSDVAYVFADGEGGERPVTYRELDTAARVVAVRLLAADVRPGDRALLLYPPGAEYVTAFFGCLYAGVTAVPVYPPANRLGLERVLALSADSGAVVAMTDAASLAAVRARFDGPDGPGVESVRWLLATEDTDVAEAGEWTAGSPDPAAIAFLQYTSGSTARPKGVLVSHGNLLENSAVIAGVLSPDQDTRSVSWLPPYHDMGLIGGILQPLYSGFPGMLLSPLAFLHRPVRWLRAMSDFGATASAAPDFAYAECVRRVSDEEAEGLDLSRWRHALVGAEPVRSQTLRAFAERFGPAGFRAEAFLPCYGLAEATLFVTGVSKPALPTELTVDRGELSAGTAVEAGSGVTLVGCGPVQGAALVIADPVTFRECQDGSVGEIWVSGPSVTAGYWQAPEETARAFGARLADDDQDRTWLRTGDLGFQRAGELFVTGRLKELIVVRGANHYPADIELTAARAGAVLAAGRGAAFAVEDAETERVVLVHEVARGFASADLAETVRAVREAVTGEHGLDLHDIALVRPGSVPRTSSGKVRRSACRDAYLDGTLPVLVTMTVPDTGQPENLAGKAHDAVAELVAEALQLAPSALEPDRPLVGQGLDSLRAMRLRAALQTELGVEVALDWLLSGGTAAEIAKTTREGTRADGIPRLDDATTAPASFGQERLWLLDQVGASSAYHIAGRVDWSGEPGHQALLDGIRLLIDRHALLRTGFRLDADGQVGQHVVADAAARFDLPVSQVADDAALDEACARLAAEPFDLGSPPLLRAALMRVSATDRWVLALCVHHIVADDTSLGILTSELSTVYEALAGGAVPVLPEVPTRYRDFAAWQRETDSREGFGEADAYWRERLAGAVPLELPADGPSEATRSFEGATLAAEVPPDLLSKVRELAAAHELTPFMVLAAAWSVALSRWSGQVDVVLGTATAGRSRPELSEVVGFFANTLPLRVNLGDDPSFGELLGRVREACLGAYAHQELPFERIVRAAGQDQAGAHGLSIVRNLLVLRDRLPVLGSVQVEQIPTATAKFDVSLEFSPAETGGLTGFLEYAKDVLTETAAAGLVSAFAEVLRAGVADAGLPVWRLPIMPRSGEAGVLQIGYGGEPSTGHPTTVEWFEAVADQAGPEKALIMDGGEALSVPEVEERANRLAWWLRGQGVERGSRIGICLERSTDMVVALWGIWKAGGVYVPLDPANPAGRLARMVAEADLVKVLTTQSLHERLPASVDRVRLDDGDLKREIAAQPAGRPAVVLGPEDPAYVLFTSGSTGAPKGVVNTHGGLTNRLRTFEERLDLTAHDVALIKTPIGFDVSMPELVWPLLTGARMVLAEPGGHRDPVYLHGVLERHGVTICHFVPLMLRAFLECGVEGRYPALRVVMASGEELPAVLASDFLRAFPGVRLVNTYGPAETAVDITLHEVAEPLGARVSLGGPTPGVTLYVLDRRLSPVPVGVVGELFIGGCQLASGYAGQPRLTAAKFVPSPFGDGERLYATGDQVRWIDDGTLEFWGRLDFQIKIRSQRVELGEIEAALREIEGVVDAVVVAPEDPRGGRFLAAYLVSDTATPPESDRLLAVLRERLPSHMVPAVFTWLPSIPVSANGKVDRPSLPAVTLTRDSEIPHVAPRDELETRLAEIWTEVLGVPGIGVHDSFFDLGGHSLLATKVLSRIRAILRVELQLADLLTAHLTVELLAEQVRSRRLQQASPSDLREVLAMVAELSESETAARLAVNPETL comes from the coding sequence ATGAGACTGCCCACCCAGCGAGCCGATCTCATCGGGCTGCTCACCGGCCGGTCGGCCGAACAGCCGTCGGACGTCGCGTACGTGTTCGCCGACGGCGAGGGTGGCGAGCGCCCGGTCACCTACCGGGAGCTCGACACCGCCGCACGGGTCGTGGCGGTCCGGCTGCTGGCCGCCGACGTGCGGCCCGGTGACCGGGCGCTGCTGCTCTACCCACCCGGCGCGGAGTACGTCACCGCGTTCTTCGGCTGCCTGTACGCCGGGGTGACGGCGGTGCCGGTGTATCCGCCGGCGAATCGGCTGGGACTGGAGCGGGTGCTCGCGCTGTCCGCGGACTCCGGCGCGGTGGTGGCCATGACCGACGCGGCGAGCCTGGCCGCCGTCCGCGCGCGGTTCGACGGCCCGGACGGCCCCGGTGTCGAATCCGTCCGGTGGCTGCTGGCCACCGAAGACACCGACGTCGCCGAGGCAGGGGAGTGGACGGCCGGATCCCCGGATCCGGCCGCGATCGCGTTCCTGCAGTACACCTCCGGCTCCACCGCGCGGCCGAAGGGTGTCCTGGTCAGCCACGGCAACCTGCTGGAGAACTCGGCGGTGATCGCCGGCGTGCTCTCGCCGGATCAGGACACCCGCAGCGTGAGCTGGCTGCCGCCGTACCACGACATGGGCCTGATCGGCGGGATCCTTCAGCCGCTCTACAGTGGATTCCCAGGGATGTTGCTGTCCCCCTTGGCTTTCCTGCATCGTCCGGTGCGCTGGCTGCGGGCGATGAGCGATTTCGGCGCGACGGCCAGCGCGGCTCCCGACTTCGCCTACGCCGAATGCGTGCGCCGTGTCAGCGACGAGGAGGCCGAGGGGCTGGACCTGAGCCGCTGGCGGCACGCGCTGGTCGGCGCGGAGCCGGTGCGCTCGCAGACTTTGCGTGCCTTCGCCGAACGCTTCGGCCCGGCCGGGTTCCGCGCCGAAGCGTTCCTGCCCTGTTACGGGCTCGCCGAGGCGACGTTGTTCGTGACCGGCGTGTCGAAGCCCGCTCTCCCGACCGAGCTGACCGTCGATCGTGGCGAGCTGTCCGCGGGCACCGCCGTCGAGGCCGGATCGGGCGTGACACTGGTCGGCTGCGGGCCGGTTCAAGGTGCCGCGCTCGTCATCGCCGACCCGGTGACTTTCCGCGAGTGCCAGGACGGGAGTGTCGGCGAAATCTGGGTCAGCGGGCCTTCGGTGACCGCTGGCTACTGGCAGGCTCCGGAAGAGACCGCGCGCGCGTTCGGCGCCAGGCTGGCCGACGACGACCAGGACCGGACCTGGCTGCGTACCGGCGATCTCGGTTTCCAGCGCGCCGGTGAGCTCTTCGTGACCGGCAGGCTCAAGGAGCTGATCGTGGTCCGCGGGGCGAACCACTACCCGGCCGACATCGAGCTGACCGCGGCGCGGGCGGGCGCGGTGCTGGCCGCGGGCCGGGGTGCCGCGTTCGCCGTCGAAGACGCGGAAACCGAGCGGGTCGTCCTGGTGCACGAGGTGGCCAGAGGCTTCGCATCCGCCGATCTCGCGGAGACAGTCCGCGCGGTACGCGAAGCCGTCACCGGTGAACATGGACTCGACCTGCACGACATCGCGTTGGTACGCCCCGGAAGTGTGCCGAGGACCTCCAGCGGCAAGGTCCGCCGGTCCGCCTGCCGGGACGCCTACCTCGACGGGACGCTGCCGGTGCTGGTCACCATGACGGTCCCGGACACCGGGCAGCCCGAAAACCTGGCAGGCAAAGCGCACGACGCAGTGGCCGAGCTGGTCGCCGAAGCGCTCCAGCTCGCCCCTTCCGCGCTGGAGCCGGACCGGCCGCTCGTCGGCCAGGGCCTCGACTCCCTGCGCGCGATGCGGTTGCGCGCGGCATTGCAGACCGAGCTCGGCGTCGAGGTGGCACTGGACTGGCTGCTGTCCGGCGGGACGGCGGCGGAGATCGCCAAGACCACACGGGAAGGCACCCGCGCGGACGGGATCCCGCGGCTCGACGACGCCACGACGGCCCCCGCGTCGTTCGGGCAGGAGCGGTTGTGGCTGCTCGACCAGGTCGGCGCCTCGTCCGCGTATCACATCGCCGGTCGCGTCGACTGGTCCGGCGAACCCGGCCACCAGGCCCTGCTCGACGGAATCCGCCTGCTCATCGACCGGCATGCCTTGTTGCGCACCGGTTTCCGGCTCGACGCCGATGGCCAGGTCGGACAGCACGTGGTCGCCGACGCCGCGGCCCGGTTCGACCTTCCGGTGTCGCAGGTGGCGGACGACGCGGCGCTCGACGAAGCCTGCGCGCGGCTCGCCGCGGAACCGTTCGACCTCGGCTCGCCGCCGTTGCTGCGCGCGGCCCTGATGCGGGTCTCCGCGACTGACCGGTGGGTGCTCGCGTTGTGCGTGCACCACATCGTGGCCGACGACACCTCGCTGGGCATCCTGACCTCGGAACTGTCCACAGTGTACGAAGCACTGGCCGGTGGCGCCGTTCCCGTGCTGCCCGAAGTGCCGACGCGGTACCGGGATTTCGCCGCGTGGCAGCGGGAAACGGACTCTCGCGAAGGCTTCGGCGAGGCCGACGCCTATTGGCGGGAACGGCTGGCAGGCGCGGTCCCGCTGGAACTGCCCGCCGACGGGCCGTCGGAGGCGACCCGATCGTTCGAGGGCGCCACGCTGGCCGCCGAAGTCCCGCCGGACCTGCTCTCGAAGGTGCGCGAACTGGCGGCCGCCCATGAGCTGACGCCGTTCATGGTGCTGGCCGCGGCTTGGTCGGTGGCGCTGTCGCGGTGGTCCGGGCAGGTCGACGTGGTACTCGGCACGGCCACCGCGGGCCGGTCCCGCCCGGAACTGTCCGAAGTGGTCGGTTTCTTCGCGAACACCCTGCCCTTGCGGGTGAATCTCGGCGACGACCCGAGCTTCGGCGAACTGCTGGGCCGGGTACGGGAAGCCTGCCTGGGGGCGTACGCGCACCAGGAACTGCCCTTCGAACGGATCGTGCGCGCCGCCGGGCAGGATCAGGCAGGCGCGCACGGGCTGTCGATCGTGCGGAACCTGCTCGTGCTCCGTGACCGGCTGCCGGTTCTGGGATCGGTCCAGGTCGAGCAGATCCCCACGGCGACGGCGAAGTTCGATGTCTCCCTCGAGTTCTCCCCGGCCGAGACCGGCGGCCTGACGGGTTTCCTGGAGTACGCCAAGGACGTTCTCACCGAAACCGCGGCCGCCGGGCTGGTGTCGGCTTTCGCGGAGGTGCTGCGGGCCGGCGTCGCCGATGCCGGGCTCCCGGTGTGGCGGCTGCCGATCATGCCCCGATCCGGGGAAGCAGGCGTCCTCCAGATCGGTTACGGCGGCGAGCCGTCCACAGGGCACCCGACGACGGTCGAGTGGTTCGAAGCGGTCGCGGATCAGGCGGGCCCCGAGAAGGCCCTGATCATGGACGGCGGCGAGGCGCTGTCGGTGCCCGAGGTCGAAGAGCGCGCGAACCGGCTCGCGTGGTGGCTGCGCGGCCAGGGTGTGGAACGCGGATCGCGGATCGGGATCTGCCTGGAGCGCAGCACCGACATGGTCGTGGCGTTGTGGGGGATCTGGAAGGCGGGCGGCGTCTACGTCCCGCTGGATCCGGCCAATCCCGCCGGACGGCTGGCGCGGATGGTCGCCGAGGCCGATCTGGTGAAGGTCCTGACGACGCAGTCTCTGCACGAGCGGCTCCCGGCCAGTGTCGACCGTGTTCGTCTCGACGACGGCGACCTCAAGCGGGAGATCGCCGCGCAGCCCGCCGGGCGACCGGCCGTCGTACTCGGCCCGGAGGACCCGGCGTACGTGCTGTTCACCTCCGGCTCCACGGGTGCGCCGAAGGGCGTGGTGAACACCCACGGCGGCCTGACGAATCGGCTGCGGACGTTCGAAGAACGGCTGGACCTGACCGCACACGACGTCGCGCTGATCAAGACGCCGATCGGGTTCGACGTGTCGATGCCGGAACTGGTGTGGCCGCTGCTGACCGGGGCACGGATGGTGCTCGCGGAACCCGGTGGTCACCGCGATCCGGTGTACCTGCACGGCGTGCTCGAACGCCACGGCGTGACGATCTGCCACTTCGTGCCGTTGATGCTGCGCGCTTTCCTCGAATGCGGTGTCGAGGGCCGGTACCCGGCGCTGCGCGTGGTGATGGCCAGCGGGGAAGAGCTGCCCGCCGTGCTGGCAAGCGATTTCCTGCGGGCCTTCCCCGGCGTGCGGCTCGTCAACACCTACGGCCCGGCGGAAACGGCCGTCGACATAACCCTGCACGAAGTCGCCGAACCACTCGGAGCGCGGGTGTCGCTGGGTGGCCCGACCCCCGGCGTGACGCTGTACGTGCTGGACCGGCGGTTGTCCCCGGTGCCGGTGGGCGTGGTCGGCGAGCTGTTCATCGGCGGCTGCCAGCTCGCGTCGGGTTACGCGGGACAGCCGAGGCTGACCGCCGCCAAGTTCGTGCCGAGCCCGTTCGGTGACGGCGAGCGGCTGTACGCGACCGGGGACCAGGTCCGGTGGATCGACGACGGGACGCTGGAGTTCTGGGGACGGCTGGACTTCCAGATCAAGATCCGGAGCCAGCGGGTGGAGCTGGGTGAGATCGAGGCGGCGCTGCGGGAGATCGAGGGAGTCGTCGACGCCGTCGTCGTCGCCCCCGAGGATCCGCGGGGCGGGCGGTTCCTGGCGGCGTACCTGGTGTCCGACACCGCGACCCCGCCGGAGTCCGACCGGTTGCTCGCCGTGCTGAGGGAGCGTCTGCCGTCGCATATGGTCCCGGCCGTGTTCACCTGGTTGCCGTCGATTCCGGTGTCCGCGAACGGCAAGGTCGACCGGCCGTCGTTGCCCGCCGTCACCCTGACCAGGGACAGCGAGATCCCGCATGTCGCACCGCGGGACGAGCTGGAGACGCGGCTCGCCGAGATCTGGACCGAGGTCCTCGGTGTGCCGGGGATCGGCGTGCACGACAGCTTCTTCGACCTCGGCGGGCATTCGCTGCTCGCCACCAAGGTGCTGAGCCGGATCAGGGCGATCCTGCGCGTCGAACTGCAGCTGGCCGATCTGCTCACCGCGCACCTGACCGTGGAGCTGCTCGCCGAACAGGTGCGGTCGCGGCGGCTCCAGCAGGCGTCGCCATCCGACCTGCGGGAGGTGCTCGCCATGGTGGCGGAACTGTCCGAATCCGAGACCGCGGCGCGGCTGGCGGTGAACCCGGAAACGTTGTGA